The Leptospira paudalimensis region TGGCCCCTAGCTGCACCCAATACATAACGAAAATAAAATCGATGATTATCAGGATCAATTAATTGAGGTTTTTCATGGATATTGTCTGTTTCTCTTGCTTGCAGATTTGTAAATCCACTTGCAAAACAAAAAGACATTACGATAGCTAATGATAAAAATCGTTGGGATAAATTCAATTTATTCACCCCAGACGATAATACATTCTCTATAGAACAACACTCCAAGAATTGAAAGTGACTCTCTATCAACTAATGCAACTTTTTGGATATTGCCATTTCTTGCGGCTTCTTCAATTGAGTTTCCTGCACCGTAGTAGAAAAAGTTGATGATATAACCTGATAAAGAACAAGATTTTCCGAATTTTACAATTTTTGCCGAGGTTAGATTGTTTCCAGTTGTGTCACCTATCATATGTTGTGTGGAATATTGATAGATAAAAGCAGGGAATGGACCTGACTGACAATGAGTAAAAAAAGAAAGAATAAAAATTAGAAGTAATGATTTGATAAA contains the following coding sequences:
- a CDS encoding TRL-like family protein — translated: MNFIKSLLLIFILSFFTHCQSGPFPAFIYQYSTQHMIGDTTGNNLTSAKIVKFGKSCSLSGYIINFFYYGAGNSIEEAARNGNIQKVALVDRESLSILGVLFYRECIIVWGE